The genomic DNA CCACTGTATTGAAGGCGTGTTCTCATTACATAAAATCTGCAAAGTGATCTCTGTAGCGCATATGTAACATCGAACCAACGATAAATATTACAACTGTAACCAATACATTATATAGTGCAAGATGCCAATGCTCTATGAAATACCATTGATGATACAGTATCGCAGCACGGTAGCTCTCTGCTATAAAAAAGATTGGATTAAACTTCAAAATCTTTTCTGCTAATGACCCTATTGCAGGGTGCCATAATATAGGCGATGCATAGAAAAGGACCCTTAATAATGCTTGCATTGCCATTTGTGTATCTCTCACGAGCACACCTAACGTTGACGTTAATAGTGTTACAGATATCGTGAAGAAGTATGCAAACGGAATGTATAAAAATAACTGAATGATATAAATTGTTGGCATAATACCAGATAAAATACACAATATTATAATAGCGAATACAAGTGCCAAGTGACCATAAAGTTTACTTGTGACGATATAAGTTGGAATAATCGATAGTGGAAAGTTCATCTTCGCAACCTGACCGTATTTCATCGTAATCGATTTCGTGCCTTCTAAAATACCTTGGTTAATGAAGAACCACATACTAATACCGACTAATAGCCAATATATGAACGGTATCCCTTCTATTGGGTGGTTGCTACGAATCCCAAATCCAAAGACAAACCAATAAACCAAAATTTGTATTACCGGATTAATAATCTCCCAAGCTAATCCAAGATAATTATTATGATTTGAAATTTTAAGTTGGAATTGTGCTAACCGTTGAATAAGGTAGAAACTTTTTAAATGCTCCTTTAATACGATTCTAACTGAATTCATAATTTACCACGCTTTCACATATTGGATAATTCACTCAATACCAAAACAAGGTCGCTATAAAATGAATATATTGACCTAGAGTGTCTCATCACCTATTCTTTAATTGAAAATGTTCAACTATTTGAGTAAAATAGATACATTGTATCCCTAATACTTTACAATAGCTTCACAAATTTAACAACCACTTAGTAATATATTATAATCTATAGACAACGAATGATGAAAGCAAAAAACGAAATTCTCATAAATATTATCAATTAATGTAAGGAATGTTCTCAGATGAATCCAACTGTCAATATTAATCAAGTGACAAAAGAATATCGTATTTATCGTAACAATAAAGAGCGTATCAAAGATGCTTTATGGCCAAAGCATAAAAACAAAACATTTTATGCTTTAAAAGACATTTCGTTTCAGGCTTATGCTGGTGATGTAATCGGTCTCGTCGGTATTAATGGCTCAGGTAAATCAACACTCAGCAATATGATTGGTGGCTCGCTCACGCCGACTAATGGTCATATTGATAAAAAAGGTGATGTGAGTGTCATCGCGATTAACGCTGGCCTAAATGGTAATTTAACCGGCATGGAAAATATCGAATTTAAAATGCTATGCATGGGATTCGATAAACATCAAATTAAAGCATTAACACCTGAAATTGTAGAGTTTAGTGAACTTGGTGAGTTTATATACCAACCCGTGAAAAAATATTCAAGTGGGATGCGCTCAAAACTCGGCTTTTCAATCAGTGTAACAATTAACCCTGAAATACTCGTCATTGATGAAGCCCTTTCTGTAGGTGACCAAACGTTTACTCAAAAAAGCTTGAAAAAAATCTATGAATTTAAAGAAGCACAAAAAACGATTTTCTTTGTAAGTCATAACTTGCGCCAAGTGAAAGAATTTTGTACTAAAATTGCTTGGATTGAAGCAGGCCAACTTAAAGAATTTGGTTCAGTTGATGATGTACTTCCTCAGTATGAAGCTTTCCTTAAAGACTTTAAGAAAAAATCCATTGCTGATCAAAAAGCTTTTCGAAGCAGCTTAGATGAAAAACGTTTTGTTGTAAAATAAACGGATCATCAATCATGCAATTGCATATTTGCACAATACCCAAAAATGATACCTTTCATTCAATAAATCTTAGTGTTTCAATCAATTTTTTCAAACAAAGCGCGAGCAACTCCAGTCGTCCCTTTAAATACGACCTGAATCGCTCGCGTTTTTTATGATTGATATTATGTTTTTATTATGATGATAACGCTCTCCTTGCCGTGCTACAGCTCTGGTAGCTGATACATTTGATTTACCGTCGTATAACTTGCTTCATTTTTAAATAATTAAAGGTAGAGCGTCAATTCATCGCCCTACCTTTAAATTATTTTGATTGATCGAAATATTTCTGTTTATAAACCCCTACAACGAATTTAGGAATTCTCTGTAATCTACGGATACGTTTCATATCTGTCAAACAACGATACGCCCATTCTAAATTAAGTGCGCGCCACACATAAGGTGCTCTTTTAACCTCCCCACTAAAAACATCAATAGCACCACCAATCCCCATCATCAATGTATGATCAAAATGATGTCGGTTGTGCTGAATCCATTGTTCTTGCTTAGGATAACCCATGCCAACAAAAATGAAATCCGGATTAAACTGACGCACTTGCTCGATGACTTCTTGATCTGTAATGTCTATAAAACCATGGTGTGTTTGAATTTCAATATTTGGAAATTGTCGTTGGATACGTCTTGCCGCTTTTTCAACGACAGGTGATGTTGCACCAAGTAAAAACACTTTTTTATGTTCTAAATCAGCAATATTTAAACATGTTTCCATTACTTCGATACCAGGAACACGTTCTTGTAAAGGTTGGCCTAGAATACGCGCCGCTTTAACAATTCCTGTTCCATCAGGCACAATATAATCTGCCTGTTCAATCATTTTATGATATTTCGGGTTTTCTGAAGCGTAATGAACGATTTCTGGGTTTGCTGTCACGATGAATAAATTGTGTTTTGTCTCACTATGCATATATTTTAAAATATTTTGATGCATGTCTAATAAATTGACATTATCAAACATAACATTCATCACTTTGACTTGTGCATTTTTGTCTTTTAAACGATATGCTTCTTGCATTGTCGTGATATCAGGATGTGTAAAAGTTCCCTCACGCTCTCCACTAGGCATTACTTTTGCCATAGTTTCACCTTCATTCTCTCTATCATTTCAGTTTGTTTTTACTTTTAGTTTACAATATGTTTATGTTACTTTAACACATTTTACACCAAAATCAAGCTAAAAGAAATCTTTTCATGCTAAAGTATGAGGCTGTTTTTCTCCTATTTTAAAAAGAGCGCAACGTCCTCATTTCATCGTCTATTGAAAATGAATATTTACCCTCAATTGAATAGGTGTCTTCGTATAGTTATACTTTCAACTTTAAGACTTTAGTCCATAGTCCCTTTTTCGTTCAACCGTTATAATCATTATATTGGCTCTGAAAGGATGGACATATATGCACGGATATTCTTGGTTGACTTCGCCGATTCCAATTTCAGGTGTATTACTTTGCACCCTAACTGCAATTTACTTAATCAGTCGCTATTATCATCATCGCCCTTTATTTTCTATACTAGATATTGCAATGAATTATATTCCTGTCTTGACTCATGAATGGGGACATATCTTATTTAATAAATTATCTGGTGGTCGCGTGATAGATTTTGTAGTTGTCGCAACTAGACGTGAACGTAATGCGACAGGGCAACAAGGATACGCTGTCACACAAAGTCGCCATCGAACAGGACAAATCTTTACAACGCTAGGTGGATATTTAACACCTCCGATGATGTTATGTTTAGGTCTTTATCTTCAAAGTAAAGGCCAGGGCGCGTTATTATTGATGCTATACATTTTAATTTTTATTTATTTCACATGGAAGACCTCTAGAAAATTAGTTCCGATTTTGATTATCTTATTCTTAACACTTATCGGTTATTTTGGGATTCAATCTGAAAACTTAACAAATTATTCCTTCATATATATGTTCGTTTATCATTTTATTTTAGGAACTTTATTAGGAGAAGTCATATTATCAACGATAACGATTTTGCAACTCACATTTTCACGTTCACAAACCCAGTGGGATGGAACCGCACTAAAAGCGTTGACGCACCTTCCGACATTTTTATTTTCAATGTTTTGGATTGCAGTCAATCTCCTAACACTTTATTACACATGGACATATAGCTTTCATATCTTTTCATAGCTAAGCATGCATGATAAAGGGTTTTGGACATAGTTTTTTGATAATCATGACTCCATAAACGCGTTTGCTTAGGGGCTGAAGTTTCAACTCAATTTAGCTTAATTGAATGCGAAGTTTTATCATAAAAAGAAGCGCTGAGACGATTTTCTATTAAAATCATCTCAGCGCTATTTATTTTGGGGTTGATGTCCCAGCCTCTTGTTACGTTATATTAAAATGATGACTCGCTTATTTTTATTGTACTTTTTCAACGAAGATTACATCTGCGTTATGATAGCTTAATGTAACTTTTTCGTCTTTATTTTGCAATTCTAATAATTGATTGATTTCATCTTTTTCTACTATTGTAACGGTATCACCGATTGATAAAGCTTTGCTCGATAAGAATACAAGTAACTCCGATCGGTCACGGACACGTCGAATCGTCACTGTATCCCCTGCATAAAACTGCAATAACGGGGTTTTATAAATTTCTTCATATTGATTGTTTCGTGGAATCACACCACCGTGCGGACATGTTTCCGGATAATTCAACAGCTCGTCCAAACGTTCCACAAATAGTTCAGATACACGGTGCTCGAGCACCTCTGCTTCACTATGAACTTCTTCCCACGTATAATTTAAAATCTTTATTAAAAATAATTCTATTAAACGATGTCGCTTAATTACATCTAATGTATAAGTCAGTCCTAGTTCTGATAACTTTACGCCTTTATAAGGCTTCGTTATGACATAGCCTTCTTTTTCCAAGCGTCCTACCATTTCGCTCACAGATGGAGGTTTAATATTCAAAAATCCTGATAACGTTTTATTTGACACATAACTATGAACGCCATCATGACTTAAAATTGCTTTAAGATAGTCTTCTTTTTCCTCAGTTAACATATGCTCACCTCTTTCACATATACAATTTATTGTATCACGAATTCTATTGATATTGACAATTTTCTATTTATAATATACTTTATTAGGGTAACCTAAAACACAAGAAAGGTGGTGTTAATATGTTATCCATAAAAAACCTAAACCTATTTTTAGGTCAAAAACATGTTTTGAAAAACATCACATTAGATTTACCATTGAATGGTGAAATGATTGGAATTATGGGCCCCAATGGGAGTGGTAAGTCCTCTTTAATCAAATCTATTATTGGCGAATTACCTGCTGAAGGCACGATTTTACTTAACCAAAAACCGACACAACAACATTTAACAGATATTACATATATACCACAAAAATCTGTACTTGATCTTGACTTCCCAATCAATGTACAGGATTTAGTTTTATCTGGCTGCTATCAAGAAATCGGATGGTTTAAACGTGTACCAAAATCCATTCGCGATAAAAGAGACGCGTTATTAAAAGAGTTAGAACTTTTTGATTTACGCAAACGACAATTGCATGCGCTTAGTGGCGGACAACT from Staphylococcus schleiferi includes the following:
- a CDS encoding ABC transporter permease, which gives rise to MNSVRIVLKEHLKSFYLIQRLAQFQLKISNHNNYLGLAWEIINPVIQILVYWFVFGFGIRSNHPIEGIPFIYWLLVGISMWFFINQGILEGTKSITMKYGQVAKMNFPLSIIPTYIVTSKLYGHLALVFAIIILCILSGIMPTIYIIQLFLYIPFAYFFTISVTLLTSTLGVLVRDTQMAMQALLRVLFYASPILWHPAIGSLAEKILKFNPIFFIAESYRAAILYHQWYFIEHWHLALYNVLVTVVIFIVGSMLHMRYRDHFADFM
- the tagH gene encoding teichoic acids export ABC transporter ATP-binding subunit TagH — encoded protein: MNPTVNINQVTKEYRIYRNNKERIKDALWPKHKNKTFYALKDISFQAYAGDVIGLVGINGSGKSTLSNMIGGSLTPTNGHIDKKGDVSVIAINAGLNGNLTGMENIEFKMLCMGFDKHQIKALTPEIVEFSELGEFIYQPVKKYSSGMRSKLGFSISVTINPEILVIDEALSVGDQTFTQKSLKKIYEFKEAQKTIFFVSHNLRQVKEFCTKIAWIEAGQLKEFGSVDDVLPQYEAFLKDFKKKSIADQKAFRSSLDEKRFVVK
- the tarA gene encoding N-acetylglucosaminyldiphosphoundecaprenol N-acetyl-beta-D-mannosaminyltransferase TarA, coding for MQEAYRLKDKNAQVKVMNVMFDNVNLLDMHQNILKYMHSETKHNLFIVTANPEIVHYASENPKYHKMIEQADYIVPDGTGIVKAARILGQPLQERVPGIEVMETCLNIADLEHKKVFLLGATSPVVEKAARRIQRQFPNIEIQTHHGFIDITDQEVIEQVRQFNPDFIFVGMGYPKQEQWIQHNRHHFDHTLMMGIGGAIDVFSGEVKRAPYVWRALNLEWAYRCLTDMKRIRRLQRIPKFVVGVYKQKYFDQSK
- a CDS encoding M50 family metallopeptidase, yielding MHGYSWLTSPIPISGVLLCTLTAIYLISRYYHHRPLFSILDIAMNYIPVLTHEWGHILFNKLSGGRVIDFVVVATRRERNATGQQGYAVTQSRHRTGQIFTTLGGYLTPPMMLCLGLYLQSKGQGALLLMLYILIFIYFTWKTSRKLVPILIILFLTLIGYFGIQSENLTNYSFIYMFVYHFILGTLLGEVILSTITILQLTFSRSQTQWDGTALKALTHLPTFLFSMFWIAVNLLTLYYTWTYSFHIFS
- a CDS encoding metal-dependent transcriptional regulator, which produces MLTEEKEDYLKAILSHDGVHSYVSNKTLSGFLNIKPPSVSEMVGRLEKEGYVITKPYKGVKLSELGLTYTLDVIKRHRLIELFLIKILNYTWEEVHSEAEVLEHRVSELFVERLDELLNYPETCPHGGVIPRNNQYEEIYKTPLLQFYAGDTVTIRRVRDRSELLVFLSSKALSIGDTVTIVEKDEINQLLELQNKDEKVTLSYHNADVIFVEKVQ
- a CDS encoding metal ABC transporter ATP-binding protein, coding for MLSIKNLNLFLGQKHVLKNITLDLPLNGEMIGIMGPNGSGKSSLIKSIIGELPAEGTILLNQKPTQQHLTDITYIPQKSVLDLDFPINVQDLVLSGCYQEIGWFKRVPKSIRDKRDALLKELELFDLRKRQLHALSGGQLQRVFIARALMSDSVVYLLDEPFVGIDFKSEHIIYNKLKALKQQGKLILIVHHDLTTASEYFDRILLLNQSVAFLGASSEALKTENIESVFLSRHHSTKLQDQNPHGKESSQDVIHSTSL